One Carcharodon carcharias isolate sCarCar2 chromosome 1, sCarCar2.pri, whole genome shotgun sequence DNA window includes the following coding sequences:
- the fech gene encoding ferrochelatase, mitochondrial, with translation MALMRLCGRFCVVTKNNSNKLCPRVPRQWHSTSAAATGQRADVKEKPQLDERRPKTGILMLNMGGPETLDDVHDFLLRLFTDKDLIPLPAQSKLAPFIAKRRTPKIQEQYHRIGGGSPIKMWTAKQGDGMVKLLDELSPETAPHKFYIGFRYVHPLTEEAVEEMERDGIERAVAFTQYPQYSCSTTGSSLNAIYRYYNGKRAAPKMKWSTIDRWPTHPLLIQCFADHIRQELDRFPTEKRDDVVILFSAHSLPMSVVNRGDPYPQEVGATVQRVMETLNFSNPYRLVWQSKVGPMPWLGPSTDDTIKGLCERGNKNLLLVPIAFTSDHIETLHELDIEYAQILANECGVENIRRAESLNGNQLFIKALADLVNTHLKSAETSSKQLSLRCPLCVNPICGETKAFFAKQSL, from the exons TTACAAAGAACAACTCGAATAAATTGTGCCCTCGTGTCCCAAGGCAATGGCATTCAACCTCTGCAGCAGCAACTGGACAAAGAGCTGATGTGAAAGAAAAGCCTCAGCTAGATGAAAG GAGACCGAAGACTGGCATCCTCATGTTAAACATGGGAGGACCTGAAACTTTAGATGATGTTCATGATTTCCTACTTCGGCTTTTCACTGATAAAGACCTTATTCCACTTCCAGCTCAAAG CAAACTTGCTCCTTTTATTGCAAAACGCCGTACTCCAAAGATCCAGGAACAGTACCACAGAATTGGTGGAGGGTCTCCGATTAAAATGTGGACTGCCAAGCAAGGAGATGGCATGGTGAAGCTGCTTGATGAATTATCTCCAGAGACAG CACCCCACAAATTTTACATTGGTTTCCGATATGTTCATCCACTAACAGAAGAAGCAGtagaagagatggagagagatgggattGAGCGAGCAGTAGCTTTTACGCAGTATCCTCAATACAGCTGTTCTACCACAG GAAGTAGTTTAAATGCAATTTATCGATACTACAATGGCAAGAGAGCAGCACCAAAGATGAAATGGAGCACCATTGACAGGTGGCCAACGCATCCATTATTAATTCAG TGTTTTGCAGATCATATACGGCAGGAACTTGATCGATTTCCAACCGAGAAAAGGGATGACGTAGTTATTTTGTTCTCTGCCCATTCACTGCCAATGTCT GTTGTGAATCGAGGTGACCCCTATCCTCAGGAAGTGGGAGCAACTGTCCAACGAGTCATGGAAACACTAAATTTCAGTAACCCATACAGGCTGGTGTGGCAATCTAAG GTTGGTCCTATGCCCTGGCTTGGCCCTTCAACGGATGATACTATCaaaggattgtgtgagagaggcaacAAAAATTTACTGCTGGTTCCTATTGCTTTCACCagtgatcatattgaaacacTGCATGAACTTGATATAGAATATGCACAAATCTTAGCCAATGAG TGTGGTGTTGAAAATATTAGGCGAGCAGAGTCACTAAATGGAAATCAACTTTTTATAAAG GCTCTGGCAGATTTGGTAAATACTCATTTAAAATCAGCTGAAACGTCTTCCAAGCAACTGAGTTTACGTTGTCCACTTTGTGTTAATCCAATATGTGGAGAAACCAAGGCATTTTTTGCTAAACAGAGTCTCTGA